ATCAGCGTGGCAAAAGGTAGTGTTAGGAGAGTGATTATTATTTAGACCCCATTTGGAAAAGGAATCGTTTGAACACGAAATGACCAAGTTAATTAAACCACATGACGGACGACAGTCTAAGTCAAAATTGAAACTATTTACAAGCAGTTCTTATTGTCCAGAATataaccaccacctcctcttcttccttttcctcttccttttcctcctcctgcttttcctctccttcctcttcctccccttcctcctcctccccttccccttcctcccctttcctcttcctccccttcctcttcctccccttcctcttcctccccttccttttccttttctttgtcctcctcctcttcctcctcctctcctctcctctcctctcctttcctttcctttcctcctttcctcttctcttctttcccccaagaatcccctctcctcttctcctcatatcctctcctccccctccccccctccctcccctccctccctccctccctccctccctccctccctccctccctccctctttccctctttccctctttccctccttctctccctctttccccttttcctcctctctctctctctctctctctctctctctctctctctctctctctctctctctctctctctctctctctctctctctctctctctctctccctctctctccctctctctccctctctctctctctctctctctctctctctctctctctctctctctctctctctctctctctctccctccctccctccctccctccctccctccctccctctctccctctctccctctctctctctctctctctctctctctctctctctctctctctctctctctctctccctccctccctccctccctctctctctctctctctctctctctctctctctctctctctctctcccccccctctccctctctctctctcttctctctctctctgttctctctctctctgttctctctctctctgttctctctctctctgttctctctctctctgttctctctctctgctctctctctctctctctctctctctctctctctctctctctctctctctctctctctctctctctctctctctctctctctctctctctctctctctctctctctctcatactcctctctctctctcatactcctctctctctctcatactcctctctctctctcatactcctctctctctctcatactcctctctctctctctcatactcctctctctctctctcatactcctctctctctctctcatactctctctctctctctctcatactcctctctctctctctctctcatactcctctctctctctctctctctctctctctctctctctctctctctctctctctctctctctctctctctctctctctctctctctctctctctctctctctctctctctctctctctctctctctctctctctctctctctctctctctctctctctctctctctcatactcctctctctctctctctctctctctcatactcctctctctctctctctctctctctcatacctcctctctctctctctctctcatactcctctctctctctctctctcatactcctctctctctctctctctctctctcatacctcctctctctctctctctctcatactcctctctctctctctctctcatacccctctctctctctctctcatactcctctctctctctctctctctctctctctctctctctctctctctctctctctgtctctctctctctgtctctctctctctctctctgtctctctctctctctctctgtctctctctctctctctctctctctctctctctctctctctctctctctctctctctctctctctctctctctctctctctctctctctctctctctctctctctctctctctctctctctctctctctctctctctctctctctctctctctctctctctctctctctctctctctctctctctctctcatactcctctctctctctctctcatactcctctctctctctctctctctcatactcctctctctctctctctcatactcctctctctctctctcatactcctctctctctctctcatactcctctctctctctctctctctctctctctctctctctctctctctctctctctctctctctctctctctctctctctctctctctctctctcatactccctctctctctctctctcatactcccctctctctctctctctctcatactcccctctctctctctctctctcatactcccctctctctctctctctctctcatactcccctctctctctctctctctcatactcctctctctctctctctctcatactccctctctctctctctctcatactcccctctctctctctctctctctctctctctctctctctctctctctctctctctctctctctctctctctctctctctctctctctcatactcctctctctctctctcttctctctctctctctctctctctctctctctctctctctctctctctctctctctctctcatctctctctctctctcatctcctctctctctctctctctctctcatactcctctctctctctctctctctctcatactcctctctctctctctctctctctcatactcctctctctctctctctctctctctctctctctctctctctctctctctctctctctctctctctctctcatactcctctctctctctcatactcccctctctctctctctcttactccctctctctctctctcactccctccctctctctctcttactcctctctctctctctctactccctctctctctctctctctctctctctctctctctctctctctctctctctctctctctctctctctctctctctctctctctctcatactcctctctctctctctctttctctctctcaaactcctctctctctctctctctttctctctctcatactcctctctctctctttctctctctcataccactctctctctctctctctctctctctctctctcatactcctctctctctctctctctctctctctctttctcaaactcccctttctctctcatactcttctctttctctcctctctcatactcctctttccccctcctctctccctccctccctccctccctccctctttccctctttccctccttctctccctctttccccttttcctcctctctctctctctctctctctctctctctctctcgctctctcgctctctcactctctccccccctccccccctctccctctccctctccctctccctctccctctatctacctttctatctatctcctcctccctctctctctttctctttcttataacctacatacatacataaattaatctttgtgatatatgtatattctcaggAGATTCATGCAATAGAAAAGATAGCAATTACTGAATACAAGCATATGTTATATGCTTTACTTCATACCTCATTTAGGCATTCTCATTCTTGACTCAAGAAAATTATCAATTTTCCAATTTACATAGGGTTTTCTATAAATGTGATGTCAACAAGATCATTCACAAATTATCATGGTAAATGGATTATTCAATTCTTATTTCTAGAACACATTGCAGCTTAAGAAAAACATAATGACGACATTAAGGAATATGTTTGGAACATGTCCAACCGATGTCACTTGGAAGAACCTGCAAGTGATTcaggtatgtgtgtctgtttgaaagTAGTATTTGAGCATTTAAGATATCATGTGAAGGATATTTCATATTCTTTACAGatgatatatctttttatttatctcttttaggTGGAAGAGGCAGATACCCTTTGGGTTCGAGAGTTTCCCTCAAGTCAGGTGTCAAAAAATTTATCAGATTTCCAAAAGATGGAAGCTCATATGAATGAGAAGTTTAGGAAGACATTACCTGGCAGGCAAATGCAAGTATTCCCAGCAAAGATAGGAGATGTAAGTTTTATCATTTAGAAGATAAACCAGTATTGTTCTAGTATCACAAGTATTCATATATCTTCTGTAGGGGATAATGCACACATAATGAGTGAAAGGGTTCCAATGGATATCTAAGTAAATTGTCAtaggattattatatattgttagtactattaggATGCCAGTCTGTTGATTCAACCAAAAGTCTAGACCTTATCCAGTATTATTGAAAAGGCTAGGAATCCATACAAATGAAAGTAGATCTGATCCTTGTCTCATGTACATCACGTCCTTGAACACAAAGTTTACTTTAAAGTCCAATTTATTAGATATCCTGTCTGCACTTTCATTTCAAGTCTTGTTATACCTTTCACTGAAGAATGAATGTATACAGGCATCCTAACTTATATCCTTGCTGTAAAAAGACAACTATAGAACTGCATTTTTGTATTGATATTGCCCTAAAGTAAAGTCGTCTTTTCAGAGGGTTGCAGTGATCCACAAGAATCATTGGTATCGTGGTCGAGTGTTGGATATCGCTGACACTTCTAAAGGGCAGGAAGCAGAAATCTTTCTTCTTGATTATGGTAGTTCTGTTAAGGCAGACGTAAGTTCTATATTTTCTAGCTGCTTTTATTGAAGATGTGTccgcttatgtttttttttagtgtacATTTTTGGTAtactaatattgttgataattatactatatatttgacaCTTCAAATAAGCATGAAGAAAAAGCCAAGTCTTCTTTGTCTagttcttctactccttctaccctccctcccctccctccctccctccctccctccctccctccctccctccctccctctttccctctttccctccttctctccctctttccccttttcctcctctctctctctctctctctctctctctccctctccctctccctctccctctccctctccctctccctctctgttaatagtattatgattacttatagatatatacttttcttttcattccatttcttttccttctttctttactatcatgatgtatatcatcatcttaattattgtttttattgctgtttttactcattatttttttcatgatatgcACCGGCATCATATATTGCCACCTTTGCCTTAGtaaaatcatcaccaccatcaccagcattaCACATCAGAAATGCTACAATGAAATCCTTGCAAATTCATCTATACATTTTCTAGGGTTTTCATTTCGCCCTCTGTTGTAGGCAGCAGCTGTGATAGGCCTCCAGGATGACGAGTGGGCCAGTGTGGCATACCAGGCAGAAAAAATTTATCTGTTTGCTCTTATTCCTCTGTCATTGGATTATGCTCTTTCATCCACACAGTTCAGTGTCATTCCCAGGTATGTCTTGGAAGGTCTTCGCAGGATAAGTGTTAAAATTCACAAAAATTAAGTTTGTGGAGTTAAAGGAAAATAGAGATCAGACTAGTGGCTCAAACTTTACTAAAGCTAATATTCATACAGATACAGTTTATTTTTGAGGGGGAATAGCTTTGATAACTTTTGATGAATGAGTATTAAGAAATTCTCTTGTTTTAAGATTTGTATCTCTTTTTGCAGAGAGAGCAAGACTTGGGACCCAGCAGCAATGGTTTTTGTCAAGAATCTTGTTGAGTCCAGACCCAGAGCAGAGTTTTTGCCACTGCAGAAAGGAGAACATGGTAGTTTAAAAGTTTTCTTTGAAAAGGAAAGGCATGATTTACAAAATGTTTATCCTCTTAAGTCATTGGAGATAGAAGGTTTCTTTTACTTTATACAGGTATAAAGGTACTTTTTTAATTCACATTCaagctattctttttttttttttttttttttttttcccttgaaaaTAAATTAAGAGTTGTATGAGTGAATTTATAGGTTAGCTGATATCCAAACTACAGTGAATACAGATGCATAAATTTCCTATAAGCAACTTGttagtaacagaaaaaataattacaGGATGTTTCCATGGCCAGCTAACCCTGTATATTAGAATAGAGGTTTGGGAAGCAATACCTGAACTAGCAAAAATAAGATGGCCAAAGGAAGGTGATGGAGAAGTAGCCGTGGACCTTGCCAAGCTGCTTGTGATGTGTGACTATGCAAAATTTGCAACCGAGCTTCTTGTTGacaggatgaaaggaagaaatgcTGAAGGTgagtattgttgttcttgttttcctttctctccttttcatttttctcttcttttttctttctctccatatattctcccttctttcctattcttgctttgcttcttttgcttttattctacttttcccttctgtttctcccCTTTGTCTATGCAATATATGGCCGTACTTTTAACCCACAGGGTTTACATTAATTtatgattaacttttttttaaagtttatattTTGCATGAAAATTTATTTATACCCAGTGTCCATAACCTATTTCTTACCATTTGACCTGCTATGTTTTGTTAGAAAATTCAGAAGAAGACACAGTTAGCAATGACTCAGAATTTGCAACAGAAAGCAGGGAAGACTTTCAAGGATCATCAAAGGTGAGAATGCTATGAGTAAGTTTTGTGATTAATGCTGGGAAAATGTAGTATTCACTATAGTATTGCTTTGAAGGATACAACTACACAGAGATAGCTCCACTTGTGCTCTGTCACTAAGAAGTCAATCAGTAGACCTCATGACCTCACTTGATCTCATCTTTCCTTAGTTTTTGTGAAAAATATTCCTTccgatgtggaaaaaaaaaacagagccagTAATATCCTTTTCACATTAGGCCTTCCAATGTAGAAAAACGAAAGTCAGTAATAAAATTTTAGCTTTCAAATTTTGGAACAATTTGTGCTTGATGATTCATATTTCTCAATCTCCCATGCTAAAAGTATATTGTAGTTAAAACAGCATTAAGGAAAAAGATaagtgaaattattattttccccCAACAGCTAGAGTTTAAGAACATAAAAAGAATGGTACCAAGGAGTAGAGGATTAACTCGAATGATTTGTCATACAAGCGACAGCAGCAATAGTACAAGCAACCTAGAATCAAGTGCTGAAGCGCTTGACGTGTCATTTCAGTCATCTGGCCGTGGTAGAGGCCTGATGAGCATGTTCGATTTTTTTAAATGTGGAACCTCGACTCCCCTGTCAATGGGAAGCTCCAGTGCTGATTTGCAGTTGAGTTTGTCAAACGAGTAACCTGTATGAATTTTTTCCATTAGGCTAAGTGGTTTGCCATATTTTAATGCATTTTTATACATtgtttttctatatcattataatattttttatttatttattcatgctttCAGAAAATCTGGAAGAAACCCAAAGACTGAGTTTTCTGACTCTCCAGTGGAAATGTCTGGTGAAATTGAATGCTCGGAATCTGATTCAGTTTCTAATCTGTGCTTAGAAGAAATTCCTGTTCCCGCATCAGCAGTACACAGAAGCTTAACAAAAGGGCTATTTCCAACACACAATGAAGAAATGAGTGCTGCAAAAAACTGCAATCTCTCGTCATCTGAAAAGAAAAGTGATGAGAAACAGTCCTTAGTGGATGATGTTAGTTCTGATACTTCTTTATCCATAAAGACTGTTCCTGAGTGTAGTGTTAAGATATCTCCTCAGAATGCTGAAAGATTCACAGGAACATCTAAACAAAAGGAAGAATTAAACATGGGATCACCTGGTGGAAGAGGATTATGCCTTAAGCTTGGCAAATCTAGTCTGTCTGATGTTAAAGGGGTGAGCAAAATTTCTGACTCTAAAGAAAGTAATATATTGACAAAAAATTCAGAACCCATGCAAAATGGAAAGTGTAAGGAGGAGGTTATAGCTGTgcatgagaaaaagaggaagactatTGACTGCAATGCAAGAAAGGTGAACAGTCATCTTATTGCCTCATTTATTTCAGATGTTTGGgacagagaggaaatgggagatgtTGAGGAAGAATTGACAATCTCATTAAGAGAGAAAAATTTGCCAGAGGGCCCTTGCATTGCAAAGTTGTTCAGGATATTTGTAGCCGGGGAGTCCCCTGTTGCTGAGGAAGAAGTAGTTGTTAATGAGAACATGGTTGATGCAATACTGAATGGTCATATTGTAAAAATACTAAATGATTTGGATATGAGAGCAACACGACTGCAGGCATATGCTTGGCCTGCTATAACACGAGGCACTTCAGCCATCATTGTAGGAGGCAAAAGGAGTGGCAAAACTTATGGTTATATTGTACCTTTGATTTCTGTTCTACTAGACTCATGGCAGCACATAAGCCGTCGTCTTCCCCAAGGCATTGGGGCTGTTTTGGTTATTGTTTGCAAAGACTGGAGAAGTGCAAAATATACTGCTGATTCGCTGGTTAGATTCCTACCTGCAAAAATGTCACTAAAAGTCATCACAGCTTGGGGAGGTTGTGGCAATGAAGAGGTAATTGATACCAGCTCCCAGTTACTTGGAGGTTGTGACATTCTGGTTACAACTGCCCCATGTTTGGTGAGGCTTCTAACAGGAAAAACTGCAGAATTTGCAAAGGCAGACAAAGAGGGGGGCACCAAAGCATTTACATCCCTTGCTAGGTGTTGCTATCTTGTATTTGATGATGTTGATTCAATCTTGGAAAATTGTGCAGTGGAGGTGAAACAGATACTGACTTACTGGGGTGAAGGAAAGAGCAAAAGTGACCGAAGGGACTTTGAACATCAGTTAATTTTAGTTGCATCATCATGGACCAAATTATTGAATTCATTGACACAGACAGTAACTCCTCTTCTTGagccaattattattgttgctgatccTTGGGAGGCTGTAATAGCTACTAGAGCCCGTACCTTTGTTCATAAAGTAGAGGAAATGGGGACAGAGCAAGATAAACTTGTTGAACTTTTACAAGATAACAGACATGGAAGGATTTTGGTGTTTGTGGGTGATGATAATCAGGCCAGGAATCTGAAAATATTACTGGATGCTGTGGCTGTATATTCCTTAATTGTAACAAGCTGTTCTACAATGTGGGTTATGAAGTCCATAGTCCAGGAATGGCACTCTATAGCAAATGTAGTTTTGATAGTCTGCCAAGAGGCTTCATCACTCCTCCTCCTGTATGAATTAGCAAATGCAGACCTCATTATTCATGCAGATATACCAAACTTCATTGGTAATTTCAAAATGAGGTATGCTTTTATGGTAAATAATTTTTCAACAGATTTAAATCAGGACACCATAAATTGTGAGTCTCACATAATATTGTCCAAAGAATCGGTGAAGCGGCTTCCTCCTCTTGTGCTTGAAGCAGAAAGAGCTGGTAAAGTTCCAAGAGAGCTTCAATATGTAGCAACTAAACTTATGGCAAGCTGTAGCCAAGATGATGCTCTGTGTTATTATTTAAAAGCTTATGGTAAATGTTGTATAGGTTACACTTGTGGATTTAGGCATAGAATACAAAAGTTTGATACTGAGAGTGTGATTCCAAGAAAAGGTGAAGTTACTTTCAGTGTTATCAAAGTGATAAATGCATCCCGATATTTAGTACGCCTCTTGAGTTTTAGGGAGAAGGCAGGGGTTCCTGAATTTAACTTGAGAGATCACTATCTGAGATTGTTCATGGCCATACAGCAGTATTATGCTGATCCAGAAAACTGTGAGCAGTTGATCATCTTAGAACCAAGAATGCTCTGTGCAGTTAAATGCAAGGACAAATGGGCAAGAGGACAAATTGTAGAAGTTGATTACTCAAGACAAATTGTCATGAGTGTTGTGTTTCTCTTAGATGAAGGAAGTGATGTTACTGTAGAGCAGAATTCCTTGTATATCCTTCCGAACCATCTGGCACTGATGCCACCACTTATTGTTGAGGTTTATCTCTGTAGAGTTCAACCTCTTGACTTTGATAGGGAATGGACTTACCATGCATCAAAGTACATTGATGATATATTCagcaataacataaacaaaagtaCTTTTGTTGGACAAATTGAACTAGCACTTGGTTCAACACTCTGGTTAAGCCCTGTGACTGAGTTAACACAGGCAGGTAAAAGTAAGGTCAAGATGGAATCTCTAAGGTCTAGACTCATTTCTAATGGATTTGGAATCAGCAATATTGCTCATATGGAAAAGTTGAAAGAGATGTGTAAATTAGCTGGTATATCCTTGGAACCTGAGGATCTGTCATGTGCATTGTTTAAGACGACTGTGAATAAGGCACTGGAATTGCTAAAAGGTACAGAACAAAGTAAAGAGCTCAGTAAGCTGTCTGAATTGAATGATCATAATGTTTCCAAAGATAAGCCTATCTTTGAAGCTTGCACTAGAAGCCTAGAAGAATTTAATTCTGTTGATGAAGACAAGGATATCAGTAATGATCTTGAGAAAATAGGAAACTTACCTACAAATGTGGAAAAGTCAAGTACTCCTAGAAGTGAAGCTATAGGTATTCATTTGCTACAAGAATCTTTGCCCTTGGATACTGATGTGGAAGTTGGTGTAGCTGAAATAGAATCTCATGACTGGTTCTTTATTCAACGTGCAGATAATTATGAAAGGTATAAAtattcagttattattttttgttttatgagttgatttgtttttactattgtatattgcaatagatatataaatcattcTACATATTTcaccattatatatgtgtatactgtatgtatgtatttgtgtcatTGTTTCCTGTAGGTTGGATGAACTTGAGTTCGAAGTCCAGGAGATAACTAAGCATTGGCTAACAGACAGTAAAAAGAGTCTTCATGAAAAAAGCTTAAAATGGGATGAGGAACCATGTGTTGCGGCTTCTAGCTACTGTCTGGCTAAGTTTTCTGATGGCAAGTAAGAGTCAATAACATTTGTATGAACTGTTGttcatagtcttttttttttcttttccttttcttattctctgtccTTCCAAATGTTCTCTTTGGtaacctcttttcttctctttcatacacTGCATATTCACCATTTCCTTTTCCATGCTGGTagactattttatttttgtttattttatcttattaatttttttctttgttatttttctttcattctttttcaaatCACTTCTGAATATGAGTGGCGACCATTGAGTGCCCTATACAGCACTTGTAACTTTATgggaaataactttttttttttctaccattgccAGTTACTACCGTGGCTGGGTGGACAGAGTTGGGCCAGATCACACCAGTAAGGTCTTTT
The nucleotide sequence above comes from Penaeus chinensis breed Huanghai No. 1 chromosome 3, ASM1920278v2, whole genome shotgun sequence. Encoded proteins:
- the LOC125044936 gene encoding uncharacterized protein LOC125044936, with translation MTTLRNMFGTCPTDVTWKNLQVIQVEEADTLWVREFPSSQVSKNLSDFQKMEAHMNEKFRKTLPGRQMQVFPAKIGDRVAVIHKNHWYRGRVLDIADTSKGQEAEIFLLDYGSSVKADAAAVIGLQDDEWASVAYQAEKIYLFALIPLSLDYALSSTQFSVIPRESKTWDPAAMVFVKNLVESRPRAEFLPLQKGEHGCFHGQLTLYIRIEVWEAIPELAKIRWPKEGDGEVAVDLAKLLVMCDYAKFATELLVDRMKGRNAEENSEEDTVSNDSEFATESREDFQGSSKLEFKNIKRMVPRSRGLTRMICHTSDSSNSTSNLESSAEALDVSFQSSGRGRGLMSMFDFFKCGTSTPLSMGSSSADLQKSGRNPKTEFSDSPVEMSGEIECSESDSVSNLCLEEIPVPASAVHRSLTKGLFPTHNEEMSAAKNCNLSSSEKKSDEKQSLVDDVSSDTSLSIKTVPECSVKISPQNAERFTGTSKQKEELNMGSPGGRGLCLKLGKSSLSDVKGVSKISDSKESNILTKNSEPMQNGKCKEEVIAVHEKKRKTIDCNARKVNSHLIASFISDVWDREEMGDVEEELTISLREKNLPEGPCIAKLFRIFVAGESPVAEEEVVVNENMVDAILNGHIVKILNDLDMRATRLQAYAWPAITRGTSAIIVGGKRSGKTYGYIVPLISVLLDSWQHISRRLPQGIGAVLVIVCKDWRSAKYTADSLVRFLPAKMSLKVITAWGGCGNEEVIDTSSQLLGGCDILVTTAPCLVRLLTGKTAEFAKADKEGGTKAFTSLARCCYLVFDDVDSILENCAVEVKQILTYWGEGKSKSDRRDFEHQLILVASSWTKLLNSLTQTVTPLLEPIIIVADPWEAVIATRARTFVHKVEEMGTEQDKLVELLQDNRHGRILVFVGDDNQARNLKILLDAVAVYSLIVTSCSTMWVMKSIVQEWHSIANVVLIVCQEASSLLLLYELANADLIIHADIPNFIGNFKMRYAFMVNNFSTDLNQDTINCESHIILSKESVKRLPPLVLEAERAGKVPRELQYVATKLMASCSQDDALCYYLKAYGKCCIGYTCGFRHRIQKFDTESVIPRKGEVTFSVIKVINASRYLVRLLSFREKAGVPEFNLRDHYLRLFMAIQQYYADPENCEQLIILEPRMLCAVKCKDKWARGQIVEVDYSRQIVMSVVFLLDEGSDVTVEQNSLYILPNHLALMPPLIVEVYLCRVQPLDFDREWTYHASKYIDDIFSNNINKSTFVGQIELALGSTLWLSPVTELTQAGKSKVKMESLRSRLISNGFGISNIAHMEKLKEMCKLAGISLEPEDLSCALFKTTVNKALELLKGTEQSKELSKLSELNDHNVSKDKPIFEACTRSLEEFNSVDEDKDISNDLEKIGNLPTNVEKSSTPRSEAIGIHLLQESLPLDTDVEVGVAEIESHDWFFIQRADNYERLDELEFEVQEITKHWLTDSKKSLHEKSLKWDEEPCVAASSYCLAKFSDGNYYRGWVDRVGPDHTSKVFFVDHGETLVIPSSQVQPCPSYILDLLPAQAIPCCLASLTCPSAELKDVKRAMEEVADSVETWIAKVIEIVESEDGKMYRVELIDNSVEPPRQMSRELMKAHQSLNENYRENQISEDVENENHMQSTAVLNASCLDREEAMMFLQNLPNFKELSKAIRNNNAEEKEDEEETMADVKNSCDLPEPLQICNALDKSAYSSSKQEGESWKNENIKEKKQAHHRKTEELIIDRHSSPENASNRNHKIFRKPHMQQESTKSNGKAKPSKADTDMFNQLCLLVPPLEAVKNITRRLYPETTWNQTDSLVVINVHLLGVEHYKCRFARNHLTFMTVVRDKFYVIEETLANEIETDSCSLKLKGMSVHIYLTKKSKCTWLHLFAEKVKRPWLKMAYHGSSLDEEKSSVSALKKSWTDLQICENSYGGYPAGMSDSSSEDSQSDEDMDDLIT